The nucleotide sequence GAGATGCCGGGGGTGGGGCATGCCTTCCCTGCCAGTCAGTACCCCGTTGTGAGGGAGTGGATGCAGGGCCTCCTGGCTCACTAACGCAGGACAGTGATCTCAAGCTCTGCTGCCGTGGAGCACTTCCGCCTTTGGCGCATGACGAAGGTTACTCCAGGAGGAAGACAGATGAGGACGCTGGCCGTCTTTTCCGCGTTCGTGGCCCTGCTGCTATCCGCCGTGCTGAGTGTCGCACAACCCGCCATGAAGGTGAACCTCAAGCCCGGAGACAAGGCCCCCGACTTCAAGCTTCAGGCCTCCGACGGCAAGGAGTACCAGCTCTCCCAGCTCCTGGGCACGAAGGCGGTTGCGCTGTGCTGGTTCCCTCGCGCCGGAAGTGAAGGGGCCAAGATCCAGTGCGCCGCGCTGCAGGCGGCCATGGCCAGTCTGCCCACCGACAAAGTCCAGGTCTTCGGCTGCAGCACCGCTCCGCTGGACGTCACGGTAGCCTTCGGCCAGGCCGGGAAGTATGGCTTCCCGGTGCTTTCCGATTCGAACAATGCAGTGGCGCGGTCCTACGGCTGTCTCCGGCCGGACGGTCACTCAGAACGCTGGACCTTCCTCATCGACGCCAAAGGAACGCTGCTGTCCGTCAACAAGAACATCAGCGCCGAGACCCAGGGCCAGGACCTCTCGCGGATGCTTGTCGATGCCGGGCTGATGCCTGCGAGTGCAGTTCCACCACCACCTGCGACCGCAGTGGACCGCCAGGTGTCGCTGCAGGTCGGTGCCCTGACGCGCACCTGTCTCGTCCATGTTCCAGCGCCCCGTGAGGGTGCGGGGCCGATGCCGCTGGTCATCACTCTTCACGGTGCCCGCGGCTCTGGGAGGGGCGCTGTCGGCATGAGCGGCTTCAATGCCATGGCCGATCGCTATGGCTTCGTTGCCGCGTATGCGGACGGCGTCGCGGCCGTTCGGTCCTGGAACGGGCTCTTCGGAAAGATCCCCGGCGGTCAGGGCATCCTTGCCGACGACGTCGACGACATCGCCTTCCTCCGGGCGCTGATTGGGCTCCTGCACACCACCTGCAACACCGACCCGGCCCGAGTGTTCGTCTGCGGTCACTCCGCCGGTGCCTACATGGCCTACCGGACAGGCGTCGAGTTGTCCGATCTCATCGCCGCAGTCGGAATCGTCAACGGTTCCCTGGGCATCAAGTCGCTTGACGGCAAGCCCTGCGGAGCGACGATCCCCGCACCGGTTGCACCGATCTCCGTCATCCATATCGCCGGCCTCAAGGACGGCGTCGTCAAGTTCGCCGGAGGCCAGACGCCCAAGAACCTGTTCAAGTCGGCGCCTGACTGCGTCCGGTTCTTCGTCGAGGCCGACCAGTGCAATCCGACAGGCAAAGAGACGAAGGACGACGCGACGGGGGTAACCCGGACCCTCTACTCGGGCGGCAAGGCCGGCACTGAGGTCGAACTGGTCACCGTTGCCAACTGCGACCACGGCTGGCCGACCGTGGCGAAGGGTCTCTCCGCCAGTCAGGAGCTCTGGAGCTTCTTCTCCACGCACCCCAAAACGATAGCACCGACGCCGGGCGCAGGCTAGCCGCCGGAGGGCGTCGGTGCAGAGGAGCAGGGGACAGGCTACCACTTGGTCCTGCGCTACCGAATCGCCTCGTAGCGCAGGATCAGGCTTCCTCCCTTGGGTACGCGGGTCTCAAGACCTGCCAGAATCTCGCTTCCGGTGGCCTCCCGCACGGTACTCTCCAGAGCGTCGTTGACGAACTCCAGCTTGTAGCGCCGCTCCGCCGAGATGCCCTTCAGCGACAGTTCCAGCACCGGATAGGGACTCTCGTGCCGCCGGAACACATACAGGATCCCGGCGTCCAGGTCCGGCCGGTGGTACTGGAAGACGCACCAGTGGTCAGGGTCGATGCTTGGGCGAGTGTGCACGTACAGGTCGCCATACCAGTACTTCTGATTCGCCTTCGCCTCGGCGATGAGCTGCTGGGCGCGCTTCATGGGGAAGTCGGCGGCCCGGTAGTCTAGCTGCAGGATCGCTCCGGCCGTCTCTCCGCTGCGCAGGTCATAGGCTTCCGGTGCCCAGGTGCAGGCGGTGTGGAGCGGCACGTACTGGCCCAGTCCGCAGCTCTGAGCCTGGTTCCAGTCGACGTGCCCCGGTGAGCAGCTCGTGTCGCTGCGCCATAGCGGCATCGACCGGTGGAGCATCTCCAGGTCCATTCGCCGCCCGCCACTGGCGCAGTTGTCGATCCGCAGGCCGGGGTGCTTGGCCAGAAGCTCCTCCCACATCTCGTAGAGCCCCTCGACGTAGCGAATCTCCGTCATCCCCTGCCGGTCGGGAGCGTCGGCTGCCTGCCAGAACCGCAGCGGGTCGATGTTGAAGTCGTTGCGGTAGACATCGATCCCGTACTCCTCGATGCGCCGCGAGAGCAGGTCGGTCAGCCACCGTCGGGCCTCGGGGTCATCCAGCTTGAACAACCCACCGGCTGCGCCGCCGTGCACGAACTGCGGATGCTCGCGGGCGATCTGGGTGCCCTCGGCGACCCTCTCAGGCTCGAACCACACCACGAACTGCAGGCCCTTCGCGTGGCAGGCCTCGGCGACCGGCTTCAGCCCACGCGGGAACTCCTTCGGCTTTGCGCTCCAGTTGCCGACACCCTTCGGGAAGCCGCCCGGGAACCAGGCGGCATCGAGCCAGTGGGTGTCGCAGCCCAGGTTCGCCGCTGCCTCCACCGCCTGCACCTGCCCCGCTTCCGTTGCCCACTCCGGCACGGTCCAGCTGTAGCGGTCGAAGCACTGCAGCGCTACCGGCAGTCGTATCGGACGCGAATCCTGCTGCGGCACATAGTGGAACAGCAGCAGGCGCCGGAACTGGTTCTGCGCTGCTTCCCGGTCGCCTCGCCAGGGCATGAGCAGGATGCGGGGTGTGCGGATGCGCTCGCCGGGGTGCAGGATCAGGTGCGTCTTCTCCATGCCCGCCGTGATTCGCGTCGGACCGGTGCCGCTTCGTTCGAAGTCGGCGGCCCATTGCCCGGTCCAGCCCACGGCGACGATCGCACCCAGGTCGTTGTACTG is from Armatimonadia bacterium and encodes:
- a CDS encoding alpha-galactosidase produces the protein MEDRDLPLEYSDDAVMATPSDIHQVQEWCAQVFSGTQPGLTGPRVDLQVRRQDHSVLQFRRSCIDTPIRIGRQSFEHGLGTHANSEIAVRVPEGAKAFRASLGIDNNDNTGGVRGSVRFTVEVDGKEAFRSEVLRGGQEPVEATVALTPGAKELVLKVDCTEDGVAHDQADWADARFDMQDGSALWLDQNQIDLLPGGTTAPFGFVYDGKPSAELLPTWERKVSTRHADGATIYEVSWRDAKTGLVVRAEAKCFDRYAAVDWVLSFENTGAADTPILESIQALDTMLRSGYGGTPLQIHQLSGDACGEQSFLPFTSKLEPGKSLHLAPTGGRPSSISAVPFFNLQYNDLGAIVAVGWTGQWAADFERSGTGPTRITAGMEKTHLILHPGERIRTPRILLMPWRGDREAAQNQFRRLLLFHYVPQQDSRPIRLPVALQCFDRYSWTVPEWATEAGQVQAVEAAANLGCDTHWLDAAWFPGGFPKGVGNWSAKPKEFPRGLKPVAEACHAKGLQFVVWFEPERVAEGTQIAREHPQFVHGGAAGGLFKLDDPEARRWLTDLLSRRIEEYGIDVYRNDFNIDPLRFWQAADAPDRQGMTEIRYVEGLYEMWEELLAKHPGLRIDNCASGGRRMDLEMLHRSMPLWRSDTSCSPGHVDWNQAQSCGLGQYVPLHTACTWAPEAYDLRSGETAGAILQLDYRAADFPMKRAQQLIAEAKANQKYWYGDLYVHTRPSIDPDHWCVFQYHRPDLDAGILYVFRRHESPYPVLELSLKGISAERRYKLEFVNDALESTVREATGSEILAGLETRVPKGGSLILRYEAIR
- a CDS encoding redoxin domain-containing protein — its product is MRTLAVFSAFVALLLSAVLSVAQPAMKVNLKPGDKAPDFKLQASDGKEYQLSQLLGTKAVALCWFPRAGSEGAKIQCAALQAAMASLPTDKVQVFGCSTAPLDVTVAFGQAGKYGFPVLSDSNNAVARSYGCLRPDGHSERWTFLIDAKGTLLSVNKNISAETQGQDLSRMLVDAGLMPASAVPPPPATAVDRQVSLQVGALTRTCLVHVPAPREGAGPMPLVITLHGARGSGRGAVGMSGFNAMADRYGFVAAYADGVAAVRSWNGLFGKIPGGQGILADDVDDIAFLRALIGLLHTTCNTDPARVFVCGHSAGAYMAYRTGVELSDLIAAVGIVNGSLGIKSLDGKPCGATIPAPVAPISVIHIAGLKDGVVKFAGGQTPKNLFKSAPDCVRFFVEADQCNPTGKETKDDATGVTRTLYSGGKAGTEVELVTVANCDHGWPTVAKGLSASQELWSFFSTHPKTIAPTPGAG